The Micromonospora krabiensis genome window below encodes:
- a CDS encoding universal stress protein gives MSRPVTAGRVVVGVDRSYAGLAALRAAVRLARRDGAPLYAVRAWTFVPLWRPGTMPWLWQEEFARAARAYVRDAFETALGGQPRDVTVRVLAEQGYAGQVLVDEAWRETDVLVVGSPRRGRFGSKGGHVTRYCVSRARVPVVTVPAPDWARADAIRRFGRDLERFPR, from the coding sequence ATGAGCCGCCCCGTCACCGCCGGCCGGGTAGTGGTCGGGGTGGACCGCTCGTACGCCGGACTGGCCGCCCTGCGCGCGGCGGTGCGGCTGGCCCGCCGCGACGGCGCCCCGCTGTACGCGGTGCGGGCGTGGACGTTCGTGCCGCTCTGGCGCCCCGGGACCATGCCGTGGCTCTGGCAGGAGGAGTTCGCCCGGGCGGCCCGCGCCTACGTGCGGGACGCCTTCGAGACGGCCCTCGGCGGCCAGCCGCGGGACGTGACCGTCCGCGTCCTCGCCGAGCAGGGCTACGCCGGCCAGGTGCTGGTCGACGAGGCGTGGCGGGAGACGGACGTCCTGGTGGTGGGCAGCCCTCGGCGGGGCCGCTTCGGCTCGAAGGGCGGGCACGTCACCCGCTACTGCGTGAGCCGGGCGAGGGTGCCGGTGGTGACCGTGCCCGCGCCGGACTGGGCGCGGGCCGACGCCATCCGCCGCTTCGGCCGTGATCTCGAACGATTTCCCCGCTGA
- a CDS encoding four-helix bundle copper-binding protein translates to MATITSRMLDAYPKSINLDRGKLAAVIDTLNACAEACTACADACLSEDMVAELTKCVRTNLDCADICTTTARVLSRHTGYDANVTRSLLEACATVCKACGDECDRHADRHAHCRVCAEACRDCEQACRDLVAAMS, encoded by the coding sequence ATGGCCACGATCACCAGCAGGATGCTCGACGCGTACCCGAAGTCGATCAATCTCGACCGGGGGAAGCTAGCGGCGGTCATCGACACGCTCAACGCCTGCGCCGAGGCCTGTACCGCCTGCGCGGACGCCTGCCTGAGCGAGGACATGGTCGCCGAGCTGACGAAGTGCGTCCGTACCAACCTGGACTGCGCGGACATCTGCACCACGACCGCCCGGGTGCTGTCCCGGCACACCGGCTACGACGCCAACGTCACCCGCAGCCTGCTGGAGGCGTGCGCCACCGTCTGCAAGGCGTGCGGCGACGAGTGCGACCGGCACGCCGACCGGCACGCCCACTGCCGGGTCTGCGCCGAGGCCTGTCGGGACTGCGAGCAGGCCTGCCGGGACCTGGTGGCCGCGATGAGCTGA
- a CDS encoding SAV_915 family protein, which translates to MDEVPDTWAVPVRTVPGRQALAVRTARLPQGERVGLAFSSPERLASAMGADQPWTPLCESALRSMLKPLGIDRIQLDPLLVAPPVARDEARLGTAPQRTGPTRATTASRQADQARPVAALAGTRPV; encoded by the coding sequence ATGGACGAGGTTCCGGATACCTGGGCCGTCCCGGTGCGTACCGTGCCCGGACGGCAGGCGCTGGCGGTGCGTACCGCCCGGCTTCCCCAGGGGGAGCGGGTGGGGCTGGCCTTCAGCAGCCCGGAGAGGCTCGCCAGCGCCATGGGCGCGGACCAGCCGTGGACGCCGCTTTGCGAGTCGGCGCTGCGGAGCATGCTGAAGCCGCTGGGCATCGACCGCATCCAACTGGACCCGCTCCTGGTCGCGCCGCCGGTCGCGCGCGACGAGGCCCGCCTCGGCACGGCGCCGCAGCGGACCGGTCCGACTCGCGCCACGACGGCGTCGCGGCAGGCCGACCAGGCCCGTCCCGTCGCCGCGCTCGCCGGCACCCGGCCGGTCTGA
- a CDS encoding anti-sigma factor RsbA family regulatory protein, protein MRTGAATGHQGYYHEAVCYQSDDELLAVVLPFLRGGVEAGEPTFVALGERTAGLVRAALPAGTEVEYLPGGDVYARPTAAIRSYRKLLAAQVAAGAGQIRIIGELPRVAFGATFDWWARYESAINHAYDDFPLWSMCAYDTRTTPPHLLDEVARTHPRFATADGRHVPSPTYTDPPTYLREQRPARPDPLQARPPLIELTDPTAADARAAVHAVDRGVLPSDDVDDLVVAVSETVTNALRHGVPPVRLRVWAGTDRIVVTVTDGGDGPKDPYAGLLPAGDGATGGLGLWITYQSCNHVCLHRDAHGFTLRLTAGNPH, encoded by the coding sequence ATGAGGACGGGCGCGGCCACCGGCCACCAGGGCTACTACCACGAGGCTGTCTGCTACCAGTCCGACGACGAGCTGCTGGCGGTCGTGCTCCCGTTCCTGCGCGGCGGGGTCGAGGCCGGCGAGCCCACCTTCGTCGCGCTCGGCGAGCGCACCGCCGGGCTGGTCCGGGCCGCGTTGCCCGCCGGGACGGAGGTGGAGTACCTGCCGGGCGGGGACGTCTACGCGCGCCCCACCGCGGCGATCCGCTCCTACCGGAAGCTGCTGGCCGCGCAGGTCGCCGCCGGGGCCGGTCAGATCCGGATCATCGGTGAGCTGCCGCGGGTCGCGTTCGGGGCGACGTTCGACTGGTGGGCGCGCTACGAGTCGGCGATCAACCACGCGTACGACGACTTCCCGCTCTGGAGCATGTGCGCGTACGACACCCGCACCACGCCGCCGCACCTGCTCGACGAGGTGGCGCGTACGCACCCCCGGTTCGCCACCGCGGACGGCCGCCACGTGCCCAGCCCGACCTACACCGACCCGCCGACCTACCTCCGTGAGCAGCGGCCCGCGCGCCCCGATCCGTTGCAGGCCCGGCCACCGCTGATCGAGCTGACCGATCCGACGGCGGCGGACGCACGGGCCGCGGTGCACGCGGTCGACCGTGGGGTGCTGCCCTCCGACGACGTGGACGACCTGGTCGTCGCCGTCAGCGAGACGGTCACCAACGCGCTGCGGCACGGCGTGCCCCCGGTGCGGCTGCGCGTCTGGGCCGGCACCGACCGGATCGTGGTCACCGTGACCGACGGCGGCGACGGCCCGAAGGACCCGTACGCGGGGCTGCTCCCGGCCGGCGACGGCGCGACCGGTGGCCTCGGCCTGTGGATCACCTACCAGTCCTGCAACCATGTGTGCCTGCACCGCGACGCGCACGGCTTCACCCTGCGGCTCACCGCCGGCAACCCGCACTGA